One Bemisia tabaci chromosome 7, PGI_BMITA_v3 DNA window includes the following coding sequences:
- the Rcd1 gene encoding KAT8 regulatory NSL complex subunit 3: MLIVKSSGSIEGRKNEDDEKDILSYSEKLFGMHNGDIDVQPTEVISKEHAYSKPWNWCLEKSFAKPTKTLFFSKPVKNETNGTSCDEEIDVVNGCDDVKSNYGYDLDKAYAVMREIENHCNFTRPTDNDDEWEEHIPKVGWTYIQYRLFSRVLPILNFDLNARLAYTGSKNEPVLRRLSVDKTARKFRELLCSTQWDLRLIQWLHGVLIDYLPSFYLAVYIDILQTLRRKIPQLIDRMMNTAGASGRFGPTSVEGLSNLLKRTWDPVAPSLPAFKPRKLPGDALLVMVPSSPGDWLAPHSRAQQWMTSLSDLSTVITVMTTPNPQQESVNMMSCLDHMLAATRSKLSELRTDYPGRPIILVGLHTGAALALQVALFENVAATVCLGFPVNTVEGRRGTPDDAILDLKSPVFFVSGALSVTASPEEMEELRWNLRTPTGLLIVGGADDHLCVSDSLCVSEGITQSMVDRCILDEIGEFLGNTLVSPHTVPPFRPPPTRTSSITNDSPVLRRSLKSERKQKIIDTNFEPKKTSPVPPKKPRLLPPKLTPMQLSQLLESSRQSSTTMVNKKITAKVLSDPDIEILFQEGNENSNSSNSVSPGSNTTTSITPQATLSLSDSISRSRMNLMTVHRAPAVTKHTDPITGATSSITHRTVLKTGRLTPISSFIPTKNGPTRVMLPSRVSHSNEVTSEVVSPTKTVTLLENNVLEDLTPDKILDLPIEIACDDSPIEVTPVSTQVPLSVDKSGMKLVVRKPQHPLPPRPPNLKYSKIFVTHKSVDKGKTLKTNHTPINR; encoded by the exons ATGTTGATCGTGAAG TCAAGCGGAAGCATAGAAGGCAGGAAAAATGAAGATGATGAGAAGGACATCCTCTCATATTCAGAGAAGCTGTTCGGGATGCACAAT GGAGATATTGACGTCCAGCCAACAGAAGTGATCAGCAAAGAACACGCTTACTCGAAACCATGGAACTGGTGTTTAGAGAAGTCATTTGCAAAACCGACCAAAACACTTTTCTTCAGCAAGCCAGTCAAGAATGAAACAAATGGAACCTCTTGTGATGAAGAGATTGATGTAGTTAATGGCTGTGATGATGTGAAGTCAAATTATGGTTATGATCTTGACAAGGCGTATGCTGTGATGCGGGAGATTGAAAATCATTGCAATTTCACTCGGCCCACGGACAATGATGATGAATGGGAAGAGCATATACCCAA agTTGGGTGGACTTATATACAGTATCggttgttttcaagagtgttaccaatcttgaattttgatctGAATGCAAGGTTGGCTTACACAGGAAGTAAAAATGAGCCTGTCTTGAGAAGACTCTCTGTAGACAAGACTGCCCGAAAATTTCGAGAACTTCTATGCTCAACACAATGGGACTTGCGGCTGATTCAGTGGCTCCATGGTGTTCTTATTGACTACCTGCCCTCCTTTTACTTAGCTGTGTATATAGATATTTTACAG actttaagaagaaaaatacctCAGTTGATTGACAGAATGATGAATACAGCTGGTGCATCTGGTCGCTTTGGCCCCACCAGTGTTGAAGGCCTGAGTAATCTTCTGAAACGTACATGGGATCCTGTAGCTCCAAGCTTACCAGCGTTTAAACcg CGAAAATTACCTGGAGATGCACTGCTGGTAATGGTGCCTAGCAGTCCTGGCGATTGGTTAGCTCCACACTCCAGAGCTCAACAGTGGATGACAAGTCTCTCAGACTTGAGCACTGTTATCACTGTCATGACTACTCCAA ATCCACAACAAGAATCGGTGAACATGATGTCTTGTCTGGATCATATGTTAGCTGCAACTCGTTCAAAATTGTCTGAGTTGCGGACAGATTATCCTGGACGGCCTATCATATTAGTTGGTCTTCACACAGGAGCAGCTCTAGCTCTACAG gtaGCATTGTTTGAAAATGTTGCTGCAACCGTTTGTCTTGGGTTCCCTGTAAATACAGTTGAAGGCAGGAGAGGAACTCCGGATGATGCCATTTTAGATCTCAAATCACCAGTCTTCTTTGTCTCTGGAGCACTGTCCGTCACAGCTTC GCCAGAAGAAATGGAAGAATTGAGATGGAACTTACGAACACCAACAGGATTGCTAATTGTTGGCGGAGCGGATGACCATCTCTGCGTTAGTGACAGTCTGTGTGTATCTGAGGGCATCACCCAAAGCATGGTCGACCGTTGTATCTTG GATGAAATTGGTGAATTCCTTGGCAACACTTTAGTCTCTCCCCACACAGTTCCTCCATTCAGGCCACCACCAACACGGACGTCAAGCATTACAAATGACTCGCCAGTCCTCAGGCGCTCCCTCAAATCTGAGCGCAAACAGAAAATTATCGATACCAATTTTGAACCCAAGAAAACCTCTCCAG TTCCCCCCAAGAAACCTAGATTGTTGCCACCAAAACTAACTCCGATGCAACTGAGCCAACTGCTTGAAAGTAGTAGACAGTCATCGACAACAATGGTGAACAAAAAGATAACAGCAAAAGTACTAAGCGATCCTGACATAGAAATA CTGTTCCAGGAAGGAAATGAAAATAGCAACAGCAGCAACAGTGTCAGTCCAGGAAGCAACACAACCACTAGTATTACACCTCAGGCAACCCTCTCTCTGTCAGATTCAATATCTCGTTCCCGAATGAATTTGATGACAGTGCACAGAGCTCCTGCTGTCACAAAGCATACTGATCCCATCACAGGAGCAACTTCATCTATTACGCATCGAACAG tctTGAAAACTGGTCGTTTAACACCAATATCTTCTTTCATACCAACCAAAAATGGGCCAACTCGTGTAATGCTGCCATCCAGAG TTTCCCACAGCAACGAAGTGACAAGTGAAGTAGTCTCGCCAACTAAAACTGTGACTTTGCTGGAAAACAATGTTTTAGAAGACCTGACACCTGACAAGATTCTTGACCTTCCCATCGAAATCGCCTGTGATGATTCTCCCATAGAAGTCACTCCTGTTTCGACACAGGTTCCTTTGTCGGTGGACAAAAGTGGTATGAAACTTGTCGTGAGAAAACCGCAACACCCACTTCCTCCACGCCCACCAAACTTGAAGTACTCCAAGATTTTCGTCACTCACAAGAGTGTAGATAAAGGGAAAACGCTGAAAACGAATCACACACCAATCAATCGTTGA